The Brachyhypopomus gauderio isolate BG-103 chromosome 7, BGAUD_0.2, whole genome shotgun sequence genome has a window encoding:
- the glcci1b gene encoding glucocorticoid-induced transcript 1 protein isoform X2: MELITGPYLCGQWPREPPRTQHTCMTDKATQTPGCWTDWTGLKKHRRSLSWSSADHQREITRLCLQVRQSVLGVQRNAEKDKEAATQCQTKLHPMSVSSASVSKPSMCRLGSVNDSVNDSINHELESVFVTDSWAQQQERELQDGRCAPVPHHHSGDPHTPSTEMHLCSHGNHSLHVFFSAGEPQDARNPCRGGRGFQEDHDDVTGSSSPLPLLVSSPKPNNSFVFKRVPPEGCEKIRVFEETASHGFPVISCPDKNRVSFIPTGAGPFCPVRTQTSQPAPLRLQARLPERSHCRAAQPSGGPSTATPAGYSA; this comes from the exons ATGGAGCTAATAACTGGGCCGTACCTGTGTGGCCAGTGGCCCCGCGAGCCCCCTCGGACGCAGCACACCTGTATGACGGACAAAGCCACACAG ACCCCTGGGTGTTGGACAGActggacgggactgaagaaacaCAGGCGTTCGTTATCCTGGTCTAGTGCTGATCATCAGAGAGag ATTACAAGACTGTGTCTGCAGGTACGGCAGAGTGTTCTGGGAGTGCAGCGTAATGCGGAGAAAGACAAGGAAGCAGCCACCCAGTGTCAG acgaAGCTGCACCCTATGTCCGTATCCAGTGCGTCTGTCTCAAAGCCAAGCATGTGCAGGCTGGGCAGTGTTAATGACAGTGTTAATGACAGCATTAACCATGAGCTGGAGAGTGTGTTTGTCACCGACTCCTGGGCACAACAGCAGGAGAGg GAGTTGCAGGATGGACGGTGTGCGCCGGTCCCCCATCATCACAGCGGTGACCCGCACACTCCGAGCACAGAGATGCACCTCTGTTCCCATGGCAACCACAGCCTTCACGTCTTTTTCTCGGCCGGTGAGCCGCAAGACGCCCGGAACCCCTgcaggggtgggcgtggcttccaGGAAGACCATGACGATG TGACCGGGAGCAGCTCACCACTCCCCCTGCTGGTCAGCTCTCCCAAACCCAACAACAGCTTCGTGTTCAAGCGTGTTCCTCCCGAGGGCTGTGAGAAGATCAGGGTGTTTGAGGAgactgc GTCACATGGCTTCCCCGTCATCTCCTGTCCTGACAAAAATAGAGTGAGCTTCATCCCGACGGGCGCAGGACCTTTCTGTCCTGTAAGAACACAGACCTCACAACCTGCTCCCCTCAGACTACAGGCCCGGCTCCCAGAACGTTCCCACTGCAGGGCCGCTCAACCCAGCGGGGGCCCCAGCACGGCCACTCCTGCTGGCTACAGCGCCTGA